Sequence from the Macrobrachium rosenbergii isolate ZJJX-2024 chromosome 26, ASM4041242v1, whole genome shotgun sequence genome:
gaccagagggaatcagaaagtatcgaaggtgcagttgccagaccagagggaaaATCAGAAGTATCGAAGGTGCAGTTGtcagaccagagggaatcagaaagtatcaagagcagttgccagaccagagggaatcagaaagtatcgaaggtgcagttgccagaccagagggaatcagaaagtatcgagaccagagggaatcagaaaatatcgaaggtgcagttgccagaccagagggaatATCAGAAAGGGGAATTAGAAAATATCGaaggtgcagttgccagaccagagggaattGTATCAGaccagaccagagggaatcagaaagtatcgaaggtgcagttgccagaccagagggaatcagaaagtatcgaaggtgcagttgccagaccagaggaatcagaaagtatcgaaggtgcagttgccagaccagagggaatcagaaaaTATCGAAGatgcagttgccagaccagagggaatcagaaagaGGAATCAGAAAATATCGagcagttgccagaccagagggaatagaaaatatcgaaggtgcagttgccagaccagagggaatcagaaaaTATCAAgagttgccagaccagagggaatcagaaagtatcgaaggtgcagttgccagaccagagggaatcagaaagtatcgaaggtgcagttgccagaccagaggaattagaaaatatcagaggaatcagaaagtatcgaaggtgcagttgccagaccagaggaATGAAAGTATCagcagttgccagaccagagggaatcagaaagtatcgaagatgcagttgccagaccagagggaatcagaaagtatcgaagaaaatgcagttgccagaccagagggaatcagaaagtatcgaagatgcagttgccagaccagagggaatcagaaagtatcgaagatgcagttgccagaccagagggaatcagaaagtatcgaagaTCGAAGATGCAGTTGGAATTAGAAAGTATCaagaccagagggaatcagaaagtatcgaagaTGCAGTTGtcagaccagagggaatcagaatCGAAGTATCGAAGATGCAGTTGtcagaccagagggaatcagaaagtatcgaagaTGCAGTTGtcagaccagagggaatcagaaagtatcgaagatgcagttgcagagaccagagggaatcagaaaaGTATCGAAGatgcagttgccagaccagaggaAAATATCgaatcagaaagtatcgaagaTGCAGTTGtcagaccagagggaatcagaaagtatcgaaggTGCAGTTGTCAGACCAGTCAGAAAGTATCAGATCGCAGAggaccagagggaatcagaaagtatcgaagaTGCAGTTGtcagaccagagggaatcagaaagtatcgaaggtgcagttgccagaccagagggaatcagaaagtatcgaagaTGCAGTTGtcagaccagagggaatcagaaagtatcgaagatgcagttgccagaccagagggaatcagaaagtatcgaagatgcagttgccagaccagagggaatcagaaaaTTGTCAGACCAGAGACCAggggaatcagaaagtatcgaagatgcagttgccagaccagaggaatcagaaagtatcgaagatgcagttgccagaccagagggaatcaaTGCCAGACCAGAAATCAGAAAATATCGaaggtgcagttgccagaccagagggaatcagaaaaTATCGAAGatgcagttgccagaccagagggaatcagaaagtatcgaagatgcagttgccagaccagagggaatcagaaagtatcgaagatgcagttgccagaccagagggaatcCAGAGAAAGTATCGAAGatgcagttgccagaccagagggaatcagaaagtatcgaaggtgcagttgccagaccagagggaatcacCAGAGGGATTAGAAGTATCGAAGatgcagttgccagaccagagggaatcagaaaaTGTCAGTTGCCAGACcagggaatcagaaagtatcgaagatgcagttgccagaccagagggaatcagaaagtatcgaagatgcagttgccagaccagacCAGAGGGTTGCCaatcagaaagtatcgaagatgcagttgccagaccagagggaattAGAAAGAATCAGAAATTAGTATCGaaggtgcagttgccagaccagagggaatcagaaagtatcgaaggtgcagttgccagaccagagggaatcagaaagtaGTTGTCAGACCAGaggaatcagaaagtatcgaagatgcagttgccagaccagagggaattccagagggaatcagaaagtatcgtatgcagttgccagaccagaggaATCAGAAAATATCGAATGCAGTTGCCAGAccagttgccagaccagagggaatcagaaagtatcgaaggtgcagttgccagaccagagggaatcagaaagtatcgaagatgcagttgccagaccagagggaatcagaaagtatcgaaggtgcagttgccagaccagagggaatcagaaagtatcgaagatgcagttgccagaccagagggaatcagaaagtatcgaagatgcagttgccagaccagagggaatcagaaagtatcgaaggtgcagttgccagaccagagggaatcagaaagtatcgaaggtgcagttgccagaccagagggaatcagaaagtatcgaaggtgcagttgccagaccagagggaatcagaaagtatcgaaggtgcagttgccagaccagagggaatcagaaagtatcgaaggtgcagttgccagaccagagggaatcagaaagtatcgaaggtgcagttgccagaccagaggaatcagaaagtatcgaaggtgcagttgccagaccagagggaatcagaaaatatcgaaggtgcagttgccagaccagaggaattagaaaatatcagtgcagttgccagaccagagggaatcagaaaaTAAAGTATTGCCAGACCAGAAGGTGCagtgcagttgccagaccagagggaatcagaaagtatcgaaggtgcagttgccagaccagagggaatcagaaagtatcgaaggtgcagttgccagaccagagggaatcagaaagtatcgaaggtgcagttgccagaccagagggaatcagaaagtatcgaaggtgcagttgccagaccagaaTTAGAAATATCGAATCAGAAAGTATCGAAAATATCGaaggtgcagttgccagaccagagggaatcagaaagtatcgaaggtgcagttgtcagaccagagggaatcagaaagtatcgaagg
This genomic interval carries:
- the LOC136852784 gene encoding uncharacterized protein, with the translated sequence MQLELESIKTRGNQKVSKMQLSDQRESESKYRRCSCQTRGNQKVSKMQLSDQRESESIEDAVAETRGNQKSIEDAVARPEENIESESIEDAVVRPEGIRKYRRCSCQTSQKVSDRRGPEGIRKYRRCSCQTRGNQKVSKVQLPDQRESESIEDAVVRPEGIRKYRRCSCQTRGNQKVSKMQLPDQRESENCQTRDQGNQKVSKMQLPDQRNQKVSKMQLPDQRESMPDQKSENIEGAVARPEGIRKYRRCSCQTRGNQKVSKMQLPDQRESESIEDAVARPEGIQRKYRRCSCQTRGNQKVSKVQLPDQRESPEGLEVSKMQLPDQRESENVSCQTRESESIEDAVARPEGIRKYRRCSCQTRPEGCQSESIEDAVARPEGIRKNQKLVSKVQLPDQRESESIEGAVARPEGIRK